The Scleropages formosus chromosome 11, fSclFor1.1, whole genome shotgun sequence genome window below encodes:
- the far1 gene encoding fatty acyl-CoA reductase 1 isoform X4, with translation MVTIPEYFAGKNVLITGATGFMGKVLLEKLLRSCPDVKAVYVLVRQKSGHAPSARIADMVNCKLFDRLREEHPNFPDKIVPMSSDLTQPELDVSREDQQTLVDCINIVFHCAATIRFNEPLKDAMQLNVLATQKIMALAHRMKHLEVFIHVSTAYANCDRSVIEEVVYPPPVDYKKLIDALEWMDDKLVNLITPKLIGDRPNTYTYTKALAEYLVQQECGSLNVAIIRPSIVGASWKEPFPGWIDNFNGPSGIFIAAGKGILRTMRASNDAVADLVPVDVVINATLAAAWYSGSQRYTRPKSLLVYNCTTGGINPFHWGEVEYHVISTFKRNPLEQAFRRPNVNLTSNHLINQYWIAVSHKAPAFLYDLYLRITGRSPRVLYKHDLQDEPFRAGFQAPQCKSSVQPLYQSVLDHSESHAACSAL, from the exons ATGGTGACCATTCCAGAGTACTTTGCTGGGAAAAATGTGCTCATCACAGGAGCCACGGGCTTCATGGGTAAGGTGCTACTGGAGAAGCTGCTGCGCTCCTGTCCTGATGTCAAGGCTGTGTACGTGCTAGTTCGGCAGAAATCAGGCCACGCCCCCAGCGCACGCATTGCAGACATGGTAAACTGCAAG CTTTTTGACAGGTTGAGAGAAGAGCACCCCAACTTTCCAGATAAGATAGTGCCCATGAGCAGTGATTTGACCCAGCCCGAGTTGGATGTGAGCAGAGAAGACCAGCAGACTTTAGTGGACTGCATTAACATAGTGTTCCACTGTGCTGCCACAATCCGATTCAATGAGCCTCTCAA GGATGCAATGCAGCTGAATGTTCTAGCAACACAGAAGATCATGGCTTTGGCCCACAGAATGAAGCATTTGGAGGTCTTCATCCATGTGTCCACAGCCTATGCCAATTGTGACCGCTCAGTAATTGAGGAAGTGGTGTACCCACCACCTGTCGACTACAAGAAGCTGATAGATGCCCTTGA GTGGATGGATGACAAGCTGGTCAATCTAATCACACCAAAGCTTATTGGTGACAGGCCCAACACCTATACATACACCAAGGCCCTGGCCGAGTACCTTGTCCAGCAGGAATGTGGCAGCCTCAATGTGGCTATTATAAGGCCCTCCATAGTGGGAGCCAGTTGGAAAGAACCATTTCCA ggcTGGATTGATAACTTCAATGGGCCCAGTGGGATTTTTATAGCC GCTGGAAAGGGAATCCTCCGCACTATGAGAGCTTCTAATGATGCCGTGGCAGACCTTGTCCCAGTTGATGTTGTTATCAATGCTACACTGGCAGCAGCATGGTACTCAGGATCCCAGAGGTACACCAG ACCAAAAAGTCTGCTGGTGTACAACTGCACCACTGGAGGCATcaacccctttcactggggtgAAGTTG AGTACCATGTAATATCCACTTTCAAGAGGAACCCCCTCGAGCAGGCCTTCAGACGGCCCAATGTTAATCTTACATCCAATCACCTTATCAATCAGTACTGGATTGCTGTAAGCCACAAGGCCCCAGCATTCCTATATGATCTCTACCTCAGGATAACAGGAAGATCTCCCAG AGTATTGTATAAACATGACCTTCAAGACGAACCCTTTAGAGCAGGCTTTCAGGCGCCCCAATGTAAATCTTCGGTCCAACCCCTTTACCAATCAGTACTGGACCACAGTGAGTCACACGCTGCCTGCTCTGCTCTATGA